A part of Pectinophora gossypiella chromosome Z, ilPecGoss1.1, whole genome shotgun sequence genomic DNA contains:
- the LOC126380120 gene encoding LIM homeobox transcription factor 1-beta yields the protein MLEFYTNINPGLMQDGMQPPLSCAGRTELSASIKREKIVEICEGCGQKIQDRYLMRVGELSWHEHCLSCCVCGCPLAHTCYTRNAKLYCKPDYDRLFGVKCTRCGDRLLPQEMVMRAQQYVFHIQCFVCVMCCQPLQKGEQYVIRAGQIFCRQDFEKEMYLMQHAEDDMIIDDSERPRDGRRGPKRPRTILTSAQRRQFKASFEVSPKPCRKVREALAKDTGLSVRVVQVWFQNQRAKMKKIQRKAKQEGDKNNDKDKDKDEKSIKQESPSSEHGNYLGLDGSYSASSQPLNPNLPYSPDDYPAHSGDSFCSSDISLDGSNFDQLDEGASDTMSLQNLEVQHHSHPHNAHAPHEPLNLGTGAVVNPIDKLYLMQNSYFSTDH from the exons AGTTGAGTGCGAGCATAAAACGGGAGAAGATAGTGGAGATATGCGAGGGTTGCGGACAGAAGATCCAGGACCGGTATCTGATGCGCGTCGGCGAGCTGTCCTGGCACGAACACTGCCTCAGCTGCTGCGTCTGCGGCTGCCCGCTCGCTCACACCTGCTACACGCGCAACGCCAAGCTCTACTGCAAGCCCGACTACGATAG ATTGTTCGGGGTCAAGTGCACGAGGTGCGGCGACCGTCTGCTACCACAAGAGATGGTGATGAGAGCCCAGCAGTACGTGTTCCACATACAATGCTTCGTCTGCGTGATGTGCTGCCAACCGCTGCAGAAGGGCGAGCAGTACGTCATCCGGGCTGGGCAGATATTCTGCCGGCAAGACTTCGAGAAAGAAATGTACTTGATGCAGCACGCAGAGGATGACATGATCATCGACGATTCGGAGCGACCGCGCGACGGGCGCCGGGGCCCCAAGAGGCCGCGAACGATCCTCACTTCAGCTCAACGTAGACAATTTAAGGCCTCATTCGAAGTGAGTCCGAAACCCTGCCGCAAGGTGCGCGAGGCTCTGGCGAAAGACACCGGCCTGAGCGTCCGCGTCGTTCAAGTGTGGTTCCAAAACCAGAGGGCCAAGATGAAAAAGATTCAAAGGAAAGCGAAGCAGGAAGGCGACAAGAACAACGACAAGGACAAAGACAAGGACGAGAAGAGCATCAAGCAGGAGTCCCCGTCCAGCGAGCACGGCAACTACCTCGGCCTCGACGGCTCCTACTCCGCCTCCAGCCAGCCCCTCAACCCCAACCTGCCCTACTCGCCCGATG ACTACCCGGCGCACTCGGGTGACAGTTTTTGCAGTTCAGATATATCGTTGGACGGGAGTAACTTCGACCAGTTGGACGAGGGCGCGTCGGACACTATGAGCTTGCAGAATCTGGAGGTGCAGCACCACTCGCACCCGCACAACGCGCACGCGCCGCATGAGCCGCTCAACCTGGGCACCGGCGCCGTCGTCAACCCCATAGACAAGTTGTACCTCATGCAGAATTCGTACTTCAGTACGGATCATTGA